The genomic DNA GAAACACTTGGAGGACATATGCTAGATTTACCCAAAGATTTGGTGCTCAAGAAGGCGATGAAGAATCAGCTTCTAATATTAAGAACGCATACTATAACTTAACAGTTGACTACACCAAAAATGATTTTGAAAGAAGAAATCCTAATCATGGAGATAACTTGTTTAGATATGGTCATGTTGGTAAGTTTAAAACTTACAAAAACAGATTCCTATCTTTTGGTCAAGATACAGCTAGTGGTGTGTTTGGTTACATCCACAGGGGCTTTTCTGATACACTAATGACATTTGACGGTAGTAACTCGTCAAATCCTGATTTAGCTGCATATACCCAGCAGTATTATGATATGTTTAGAGAAAACGAACTTCAGAGTTTGTCATTTGGAGGAAGTAATAACAGAGGTGTCATAAGAACTGCTAACGATTTAGGTGAATTAGGGCTTTTAAATGGTCAAGGCCCAAGGAATGTATATTCTTTATACTATAACTATGGCGATCAGTACGGTTCTTATGGAAAGCAAAAAGCTGAGCAATTCTCTATAAGAGCTAATGGTTCAGCCGATATTAAAGATCATGCTATTCAGTTTGGTTTTGAGTATGAAAAAAGAACAGATAGAAGTTGGTTTGTTAGTCCTATGTCGCTGTGGGGTCTTGCAAGGCAGTTGTCAAACTTCCATATTCAAGAGTTAGATTTAGCTAACCCTCAATTTAATCCATTGGGGACTTATGATGAGATATATTATGATCGTTTAGTAAATAGTGAGGCTCAATCACGTTTTGACGCCAACTTGAGAGAAAAATTCAATATTGCTGATGACGAGTTTATTGATATTGATTCATATGATCCGGAGCAATTATCTATAGATATGTTTAGTGCCGACGAATTAAACGAAAACAGCTTAATATCTTATTATGGATATGACTATAAAGGAGAACTGTTAAATTCTTCCTCATCTATAGAAGATTTCTTCTCTAAAAGAAATGACAACAACGATTTTACTAGAAATATTGGTGCATTTGAACCTATTTATACAGCAGGTTATATTCAAGATAAATTTGCCTTCGATGATTTAATTTTTAGTGTCGGCTTACGTGTTGATCGCTACGATGCAAACCAATCTGTTTTAGCCGACGAATATTGTCTGTATGATACATATTCTGCAGGTTCTAACACTACTTTATTGAGTGGAGACTATGTTAAGCCTGTTGGTATCGGTGATGACTATGTTGTTTATGTAAATGACTTGGATAATCCTACTGAAGTAGTGGGTTATAGAAATGGTCAAGATTGGTTTGACCAAAATGGAGAAGCTATCAATGATCCTAAAGCACTTGCTCAATCATCAACCACAGGTCAAATCACACCATACTTAGTCAATTCAGAAGATAGTATTCCTGTATTTAAAGATTATGAGCCACAGACAGAATTCTCACCAAGAATTTCTTTCTCATTCCCTATTTCCGATGAGGCTCAATTCTTTGCTCACTATGATATCCTTACACAAAGACCACCTTCTGGAAACAGATTAGAACCAATTGACTACTTATATCTTGAAGATAGGGTAAACACATTGGTAAATAACCCTAACCTAAAATCTGAAAAAACAGTAGATTTTGAATTGGGATTTGCTCAGACTCTTAATTTAAATTCTTCTCTTACTCTTTCGGCTTTTTACAGAGAGTTAAGAGATATGATTCAGATTGTTAAGACCAATTATTCTTACCCTATATCTTACCTTACTTATGGTAATATTGACTTCAGTACTGTTAAAGGGTTTTCTGCTTTGTATGAATTAAGAAGAAGCGGAAATATTTCAATGTCTGCTAACTACACCCTTCAATTTGCAAACGGTACAGGTTCATCTGCTAGTTCAGGTTACAGCTTAGTCAATTCAGGTCAGCCTAACTTAAGAACAACTATTCCACTGAGTTATGACCAAAGACACGCTTTCAATTTAAGTATGGATTATAGATTTGATGATGGTAAAGATTACAATGGTCCTGTATGGTTTAATAAACAAGTATTTGCCAATACTGGTGCTAACTTTATTGTTATTGCTGGTTCAGGTACACCTTACTCAAGACAGTCTAATATTACTCAAGATGGTGCTTTTGGAATTAATCAAAGGTCTACATTAGATGGTAGTTTAAATGGTTCTCGTAACCCATGGACAGTGAGGATTAATACCAAGATTAACAAAAAGTTTACTGTTGATGTTGGTCAGTTAGATAATAAAAAGAAATTAGGATTCAATGTTTACCTACAAGTACAAAACTTGTTAAATACGAAGAATGTAAGATCGGTTTACCGTGCTACAGGAAATCCTGATGATGATGGTTATTTGTCAGATGCTTCAGCACAGACAGATATCAATGCTCAAAATGATCCACAATCATTTAGAGATATGTATTCGATGAAAATTAATAACCCATCAAATTATAGCTTGCCAAGAATGGCACGTTTAGGAATAGAAATTAACTTTTAGTCTAAGATAAATTAATATAGACATGAACAAAATAGTATTAGTCGTTTTAGCAGGTATATCTTCTTTAACATTACTCGCTAAGGAAAATGTAGGAACATCCGGATCTAATTCACAATCTAGCTTAGCTAGGGTTGCAGCTGACTGTACACCTTCACAAGCCATGACAGATTTGAATATCAATAATGTTAGAACTACCATTATGGGTGGTGGTGACATGTGGTGGAACTTAAGTGATGCCAGATATGAAATTCCTAAAAACAGTAATAAGCACTCTATGTTTGCTGGTGCTTTATGGATTGCAGGTATTGATGCTGGTGAGCAACTGAAAGCTGCAGCCATGACTTACCGTCAGACAGGAAATGACTTTTGGACTGGTCCTTTGGATGATAATGGAGATATTAGTTCAGAAACCTGTGATGACTACGACAAGCATTTCAGTATTACTCGTCAGGAAGTGGACGAGTTCATCGCATGGTATAATGATAATTCTGCCTATCCTAATTATACAGTGCCACTAAGTATAATCAATTGGCCTGGAAATGGTATTGATGGCGATTACCAATTTTTGGCACCTTATTATGATGCTAATGATGATGGTGAATACGACCCTAATGATGGTGATTATCCAAAATACGATATAGACGGAAATTTGGATTGTAATGAAGATGACCTTATCTATGGTGATCAAACTCTTTATTGGATATTTAATGATAAAGGAAATATACACTCCGAAACAGGTGCTGACCCTATTGGTTTAGAAATTCGTGCTCAAGCCTTCGCTTTTGCTACGAATGACGAAATCAATAATATGACATTTTATAATTATAAAATCATTAACAAAGCAACCATTCAGTTAAATGATGCCTATTTTGGTCAGTGGGTTGATCCTGATTTAGGAAAATACGATGACGATTATGTCGGATGTGATGTAGCTAGAGGTTTTGGATATTGCTATAATGGCGATGACAATGATGAAGGTGCAACGGGCTATGGAACAACACCCCCAGCTATTGGAGTTGATTTTTTCCAAGGTCCTTTAGCCGATATAGATGATGGTATTGATAATGATAGAGATAGTATAATTGATGAGCCAGGTGAACAAGCAATCATGTCACGTTTCGTTTATTATAATAATGACTTCACTGTAACTGGTAATCCTGAAAATGGACAACACATTTACAACTATCTTGTAGGAAAATGGAAAGATGGATTAGATATTACCTACGGAAGTACAGGTCGTGGTGGTTCAACTCCTGCTAAATTTATGTTCCCTGGAGATACAGATCCTTATGGATGGGGTACAGACGGTTTAATCACAAGTGCTGATTGGGACGAGCCAGATGGGTGGACAGAAAAAAATTCTGGTAATGACCCTGCCGATAGACGTTTTGTACAGTCTGCAGGTCCTTTTACTCTTGAGCCTGGTGCAGTTAATAGAATTACTACAGGTGTAGTATGGGCAAGAGCTACTGCAGGTGATAACTTAGCATCCGTAGAGTTAATCCGATTAGCTGACGATAAAGCACAAGCGTTATTTGATAATTGTTTCCAAGTACTTAACGGTCCAGATACTCCAGATGTAGGTATTATTGAATTAGACCAAGAGTTAGTACTTAATTTATCGAATGGTACTACTTCTAACAACTTCTTAGAAGAATACATAGAGTTTGACCCTTTAATTATTTCACCTCCAGGACAAACATGGGATCCATACTTTAGATTCCAAGGATATCAAATCTATCAATTAGCATCTGTAGCAGTTAGTGTTACTGACTTAGATAACCCTGATTTGGCTCGTTTAGTTTATCAATGTGATATTGAAGATACCGTTGAAAATTTGATAAATTATAACTTCGACGTTTCCATTGGAGCAAATGTCCCTACACTTGAGGTTTCAGCTACTAACAATGGAATACAACATTCTATCTCTATTACCGAGGATCAGTTTTCTTTAGGAAATAAGACTTTGGTTAATAATCAAGCTTACTATTTTATGTCTGTTGCGTACGGATATAACAAATACAAAGATTACGATCCGACAAATCCTAATAAACTTGATGGTCAGCAAAAACCTTACAAAGCTGGTCGTAAAAACATTAAGGTTTATACGGGTATTCCACACAAGCCATTTACTACACAACTCAATGCTAGTGTGGGTGATGGTGTAGAATTGAAGAGAATTTTAGGTGCAGGAAATGGAAGTTTTGAACTTGCATTAACTGAAGAAACAGAAAATGAAATTTTAACATCTGCTACTCATTCTTCTGCTGAGCCTGTGTATCAAGCCTCTCTAGGTCCTGTTGACGTTCAAGTCGTTGACCCAAGATACTTGACTCAGTCTGAGTTTGCATTGAAGATGTACGGAGAATTATATAACGCTTCTTCTTCAGACCCTAGACATATTGTCTTAGACCAAAATAAAAGTAAGTGGGAATTAGTTAATTTGAATACTAATGAAAGCATGGTTGCCGATGCAACTATTGGTGATGGTAATCAACAACTATTCACCAACTTTGGCTTTTCTGTTGAGGTTAATCAAGAAAACCCACCTGCTTGGGATTATTTAAATAATGTAGCTAATTATGACGAAAGTAATCGTCTTATCTCGTCTTCTATTGAATTTGCTGACGAATATAACCCGTGGTTAGGTGGTGTAAGAGATGTAGATGAAGAAGATGGTGAAGTTTCAGTATCTAATACTTTCCTTTGGGGTAGAAACTGGATACATGCAGGATCTTATTCAACCGCAACTCACCCAGTATTTAACGATATTGACGGTGACCCTGATGGAGTTTTTGAAGATGTTGTTAATGGTACTTGGGCACCATATAGATTAGTTTCTCCTTATTTAGACGGACCAGGGTATACCATAGATCAAAACTTTTCAAATACATCTTACTCCATTCCACAATCTCAGTCTGGAAATAGAATGAGAAATTTACAAAGTGTTAAAGTGGTTATTACAGATGATAATACAAAATGGTCTAGATGTGTAGTTTTAGAATCACAAGACAGCCCTGTGTTTGCCAAAGGCGGTGCAGCAAAACTTGATTTACGTACCGATGAATCTGTGGGTAAAGACGGTAGTCCTGATGGTACTGGAACAGGAATGGGTTGGTTCCCTGGTTATGCTATTAACAAAGAAACTGGTGAACGACTCAATATTATGTTTGCTGAAGATTCTTGGTTGTCATCCGATAATGGTGACGATATGGTATGGAATCCTTCAACTAGATTACAAACTCAAATACCTACTTGGGCAAATGGTAGTTATTACTTAGGCGGTAAGCACTTTATTTATGTACATTCTTCCAAGTACGATGGTTGTGAACAAGCTAAGTTAGATTTGGCTTCTCCAAGTTCCAAGTTAAGTTTCTTTAGAAATATGATGTGGACATCAGTACCTATGTTAAATGAAGGTTATGATTTGTTATCATCAGATGTTACTATAAACATAGATGTTTCTAGAGAATATAGAGAAATGGTTGAAGTTGATGAAACAGAATACACAGACAATATCTCTATAACAACAGAATCTACTCCATTAAAAGATTACTTATCTAACTATGATAGATTATTTGCCTATGAAATAACTTCAATCTCTGTATCCGATTCAGTTAAAGTGAATGACGATTGGAGACAAGCGGGTAGTCTTGGTGATATCTATTATGTCGATAAAGTTAGTGGTGGTACACAAAGTTCCCCTGTAACGATGACAGTTTCTTACAAAAAAGTAAACTATCCTAATTATCGTTTTTCAACTGCAGGTATTGCACCTACTGTTTTAACTGAAGAAAACCTAGTAGATTCAGTTATGGACTTAATCAACGTAGTGCCGAATCCATACTATGCATATTCTACTTATGAAGGTGTAGAGAATGGTGGTCAGTTAGATACAAGAGTAAGAATTACTAACCTACCTGACGAGTGTGTTATTTCCATATACACTATTAATGGTTCATTAATAAAACAACTTAATAAAGATAGTCAAGGTTCTGCATCAATTGATTGGGACTTGAAAAATCAAAAAGGTATTCCTATTGCAAGTGGAGCATACATTATAAATGTAAGTGTCCCTAGTTTAGGTAAAGAAAGAAATTTAAAATGGTTCGGTGTGTTACGTCCAATTGACTTAGACACCTTTTAATATTTAATTGTAATTAGAAATGATACGATCATTAAAATACTTTGGGGTTTTACTATTAGCTTGCGCTTTTACAACTAACCTTTCAGCTGGTAATCCGGATCGAGTTGGCTCTGCTGGAGCTAGTCAGTTATTGATTAACCCATGGGCTAGATCTTCTGGTTGGGGTGGTTCAAATATCGCCTCTGTAAGAGGTTTAGAATCTTTGTACGGCAACGTTGCAGGTCTTGCCTTTACCGAAAAGACTGAGCTTATATTTTCTCGTTCTTCATGGATTGCTGATATACCTATTAATTCGTTTGGTTTCTCACAGCGAATGAGTGAATCATCTGTATTAGCAGTAGCTATATCTTCTATATCGTTGGCAGATATCATGATTACTACCGAATTACTGCCCGATGGTGGCTTAGGAACTTATAGTATATCTGCTACAAACCTTAATGTAGGGTACTCTAAATCATTCTCTAATAGTATTTATGGTGGTTTTGTGCTAAAAGCTATCATTGAAGGGACTTCAGATGTAACGGCTAGTGGTATTGCCTTGGATGCAGGTATTCAATATATTACAGGTGAACAAGATCATATTAAATTTGGTATTGCATTGAAAAATGTAGGCCCTACTATGGTTTTTGATGGTGACGGTATTTCTTTCAGAGGGATTGCTCCGGATGGTGAATATACCATGACGCTAGAGCAACGTACCAACGCATTTGAATTACCATCCCTATTGAATATAGGTTTAGCATACGATGTGCCGGTATTACCTGAAAATCATAGACTAACCACTGCAGGAACCTTTACTTCTAACTCGTTCCAAAATGACCAATTTCGTTTTGGTTTAGAGTATTCTTTTAAAGAACTTGTAACCCTAAGAGGTGGTTATGTATACGAAAACGATTTGTCTGATGGGAGTACAGATTTAACAGGACCCTCAGCTGGTTTTACCGTCGAATTACCTCTAAGTGGTGAAACTACTTTCGGTGTTGATTATTCCTTACGAGCAGCTGACCATTTTGGGATGTTGAACACTATAGGCGTACGTATAGACCTGTAAATAAAAATAAATTTTGTAATTTAGTGAGAAGAGAAGGCTATTATGGTCTTCTCTTTTGAATTTTTTAATACATTGAAAAATGTCTGAAATTGTATATTATACTGAAGAAGGATTAGAAAAACTCAGAAATGAGTTGGAACATTTAAAAACTACTGAACGTCGTAATGTGGCTAGACAGATTTCCGAAGCACGTGATAAAGGTGACCTATCTGAAAATGCTGAATACGATGCTGCTAAGGAAGCACAAGGGCTTTTAGAGGCTAAGATTGCTAAAATGGAATCTGAATTTTCAAAAGCTAGGATCTTAGATGAATCACAAATTGATGTCTCTAAGGTTTTAATTATGTCAAAGGTGACTATTAAAAACGTTCAGAATGGTGCTACGATGTCTTATGAGTTGGTTCCTGAAAGCGAAGCCGACCTAAAGTCAAAGAAAATTTCTATCAGTTCTCCAATAGCTAAAGGGCTACTCGGAAAACAAGTTGGAGATTTGGCCGAAATTCAAGTCCCTAATGGGCTTATGAAATTCGAAATCGTAGATATTAGTCGTTAATGTCTTCCATCTTCACCAAAATAATTAAAGGAGAAATTCCTTGTTACAAGCTTGCTGAGAACGATGAATTCTTGGCATTCCTTGATATTGCCCCTTTGGCAAAAGGCCATGCTTTGGTTATACCTAAGCATGAAACAGATTATATTTTTGATATAGAAAGTGATGCTTATGCTCGATTGTGGCAGTTTGCTCAAAACGTAGCCGTTGCTCAAAAGAAAGTCATCCCGTGTGAGCGTATTGGTGTTGCTGTAATAGGGTTAGAAGTTCCTCATGCACATATACACCTTATTCCTATCAATGGTGTACAGGACATAAACTTTTCTAGACCTAAACTAACACTTTCTAAAGAAGAAATGGAGGACGTGGCGGCTTCTATTGCTCAAGCATACTAATTAACCCAATCTATCGGGGTTATCTTTTAGAAAGGAGCCCCAACCAGAATACGATTTACCACCACTAATTTTCCCATTTTGAAAATAATGACAAACTGCAGCGGCTAAGCCATCCGAAGCATCTAAGTGTTTAGGCATTTCTTTAATCTTCAATAGACTTTTTAGCATAGCAGCAACTTGCTCTTTCGATGCTGTTCCTTGCCCAGTAATAGACATTTTTATTTTTTTAGGAGCGTATTCAAAAATGGGAATATCTCTATATAAACCAGCTGCCATAGCAACACCTTGAGCACGACCTAGTTTGAGCATCGATTGTACATTCTTGCCAAAGAAAGGGGCCTCAAGTGCCATTTCATCAGCCTTATACTCATCTATCAAAACAAGTGTGCGTTCAAATATTCGTTTTAATTTATCAGCGTGGCTATTTAATTTGGATAAATGTAAAACACCCATAGTTATCAATTCCATTTTATTACCCTTGACATGTATGAGTCCATAACCCATAATAGTGGTTCCGGGATCAATACCTAAAATAATTCGGTCTGTTTTACTTTTCAATTTCGTATTATTGTTGCTGATGCAAAGTAGCAAAAAAATAAGTGTCTTTCTTAAGTTAACCATTGTTTGCTTGGCTTTTTGGTTTTTATATCAAAAGGTATTTTCTAATGAGAGTTTTGCCGAGATAAAAGCACAATTCTTATCTATTCTCAGCCAGGGAAGTTTTCTAGATATTCTTATTGTTTTTATTCTGATGTTTGTTAATTGGTCTATTGACGCCATTAAATGGCAGTTTTTAGTTTCAAAATTGGAGAAAGTCTCTTTTTGGCTAGCTTTAAAAGCTGTTTTCTTGGGTATTACTGTTTCTATCTTTACGCCTAATAGAGTTGGTGAGTTTGGTGGTCGTGTATTTTGTTTGCAATATGCCGATAGGATAAAAGCAGTTTTGGTTACTATTTTTGGAAATATTACTCAACTAGTGTCAACAGTTATCTTTGGCACATTAGCTTTTCTTTATTTCAGTTCGCAATACACTTATCTTATTTTCACTAAAAGTGACTACGGCATTTATATTTTATCTTTACTATCGATTGTTGTCGTATCCGTTTTATTGTATTTGTTGTTCAACGTTTCTAAGTTATCTGGACTTTTTACAGCTTGGAAGTTTTTAGAAAAATATAAATCCTATGCGCCTGTTTTTTCTTTGTTTTCATCAAGTGATATTTCTAAGGTATTGTTTTTAAGTATGCTTAGGTATGGGGTTTATTCTTTTCAATTTTTCTTGCTCATTAGATTTGTTAATATCGACATTAGCCTTTTACAATCTTTGACCATGAGTTCGCTTACCTTTTTAAGTATGTCCATTATACCCACGATTGCCTTGACCGAAATAGGTGTTCGAGGCTCGGTAGCGATTTACTTCTTTGGCTTATT from Flavobacteriales bacterium includes the following:
- a CDS encoding PorV/PorQ family protein; the encoded protein is MIRSLKYFGVLLLACAFTTNLSAGNPDRVGSAGASQLLINPWARSSGWGGSNIASVRGLESLYGNVAGLAFTEKTELIFSRSSWIADIPINSFGFSQRMSESSVLAVAISSISLADIMITTELLPDGGLGTYSISATNLNVGYSKSFSNSIYGGFVLKAIIEGTSDVTASGIALDAGIQYITGEQDHIKFGIALKNVGPTMVFDGDGISFRGIAPDGEYTMTLEQRTNAFELPSLLNIGLAYDVPVLPENHRLTTAGTFTSNSFQNDQFRFGLEYSFKELVTLRGGYVYENDLSDGSTDLTGPSAGFTVELPLSGETTFGVDYSLRAADHFGMLNTIGVRIDL
- a CDS encoding carboxypeptidase-like regulatory domain-containing protein, which gives rise to MFNKLYLLVVGLIFTSSSIFAQSGSLEGKISDKNTGETVPFANVVAKRNGNQIAGVTTDFDGNYTIKPLDPGTYDLIVSFVGYGQVTLEGIVVSSNKITFRDVQLSEGIDIEEVVIKDEKPLLDPDNLGGKTVTSEEIRSMPTRSVTSVAATAAGVYQSDEGSSVNVRGSRSEATDYYVDGVKVRGSLALPQSAIEQITVMSSGLSAMYGDATGGIISVTSKGPSNQLYGGAEVVSSHLFDDYNYGLVGFGLSGPIYKEIKEDGSKGRAILGYFLAGEFRNIDDNSPSAVGVWKIKDDALTRLKDNLFVAVPNQQSSSIGLLSNATFLRDTDFENVQAKMNTNTNGFNLSGKLDFKPTLKTNLTIGGAVSHSVDRPFVYTYSLLNWDNNPEEERNTWRTYARFTQRFGAQEGDEESASNIKNAYYNLTVDYTKNDFERRNPNHGDNLFRYGHVGKFKTYKNRFLSFGQDTASGVFGYIHRGFSDTLMTFDGSNSSNPDLAAYTQQYYDMFRENELQSLSFGGSNNRGVIRTANDLGELGLLNGQGPRNVYSLYYNYGDQYGSYGKQKAEQFSIRANGSADIKDHAIQFGFEYEKRTDRSWFVSPMSLWGLARQLSNFHIQELDLANPQFNPLGTYDEIYYDRLVNSEAQSRFDANLREKFNIADDEFIDIDSYDPEQLSIDMFSADELNENSLISYYGYDYKGELLNSSSSIEDFFSKRNDNNDFTRNIGAFEPIYTAGYIQDKFAFDDLIFSVGLRVDRYDANQSVLADEYCLYDTYSAGSNTTLLSGDYVKPVGIGDDYVVYVNDLDNPTEVVGYRNGQDWFDQNGEAINDPKALAQSSTTGQITPYLVNSEDSIPVFKDYEPQTEFSPRISFSFPISDEAQFFAHYDILTQRPPSGNRLEPIDYLYLEDRVNTLVNNPNLKSEKTVDFELGFAQTLNLNSSLTLSAFYRELRDMIQIVKTNYSYPISYLTYGNIDFSTVKGFSALYELRRSGNISMSANYTLQFANGTGSSASSGYSLVNSGQPNLRTTIPLSYDQRHAFNLSMDYRFDDGKDYNGPVWFNKQVFANTGANFIVIAGSGTPYSRQSNITQDGAFGINQRSTLDGSLNGSRNPWTVRINTKINKKFTVDVGQLDNKKKLGFNVYLQVQNLLNTKNVRSVYRATGNPDDDGYLSDASAQTDINAQNDPQSFRDMYSMKINNPSNYSLPRMARLGIEINF
- the greA gene encoding transcription elongation factor GreA encodes the protein MSEIVYYTEEGLEKLRNELEHLKTTERRNVARQISEARDKGDLSENAEYDAAKEAQGLLEAKIAKMESEFSKARILDESQIDVSKVLIMSKVTIKNVQNGATMSYELVPESEADLKSKKISISSPIAKGLLGKQVGDLAEIQVPNGLMKFEIVDISR
- the ruvC gene encoding crossover junction endodeoxyribonuclease RuvC, whose protein sequence is MKSKTDRIILGIDPGTTIMGYGLIHVKGNKMELITMGVLHLSKLNSHADKLKRIFERTLVLIDEYKADEMALEAPFFGKNVQSMLKLGRAQGVAMAAGLYRDIPIFEYAPKKIKMSITGQGTASKEQVAAMLKSLLKIKEMPKHLDASDGLAAAVCHYFQNGKISGGKSYSGWGSFLKDNPDRLG
- a CDS encoding HIT domain-containing protein, giving the protein MSSIFTKIIKGEIPCYKLAENDEFLAFLDIAPLAKGHALVIPKHETDYIFDIESDAYARLWQFAQNVAVAQKKVIPCERIGVAVIGLEVPHAHIHLIPINGVQDINFSRPKLTLSKEEMEDVAASIAQAY
- a CDS encoding lysylphosphatidylglycerol synthase domain-containing protein → MQSSKKISVFLKLTIVCLAFWFLYQKVFSNESFAEIKAQFLSILSQGSFLDILIVFILMFVNWSIDAIKWQFLVSKLEKVSFWLALKAVFLGITVSIFTPNRVGEFGGRVFCLQYADRIKAVLVTIFGNITQLVSTVIFGTLAFLYFSSQYTYLIFTKSDYGIYILSLLSIVVVSVLLYLLFNVSKLSGLFTAWKFLEKYKSYAPVFSLFSSSDISKVLFLSMLRYGVYSFQFFLLIRFVNIDISLLQSLTMSSLTFLSMSIIPTIALTEIGVRGSVAIYFFGLLSENSIGIMTASFALWIINLVVPAILGVFFVYQLKFFRK